The genomic region GTCAAAGTCCTCGTCCACCTCCACCAGCCCGACTTGGCCGGAGGCGTCGTAGTGCACGATGTAGTCTCCGCGACCATCCCCGTTGCTGTCGTACTCGATGCGGTCCAAGCGTCCCATGGTGTCGTAGAAGGCCTTGTAGCGGCCGCGGTCGAGGAGGTAGAACTCGCGGTTGCCCTGTTTGACCATGGGCAGGGGGGCGGGCGGCATGCCCCCCAGGCCGCCGCAGGCCCGATCGGTGCAGGCGCCGGCGAGGAGCCCGAGGGCCAGGAGGGGCACGCGCGGGGCGGCCTTCATGCGAGGGATGAGCGTAGCACGAAGTCGCCTGCGCCCTCGGCTCGGGCGCGGCGGGGGCCTACAGCGGGTACCCGCCCACCCTATCGATGGCGGCCTCCGCTACCCGCCGCCGGAGCGCCACCGTGTTCACGGGGTCACGGCGGGTGAAGCGCTTGAGCGCGGCCAGGTAGGTGCGCAATGTGTCGCCCTCCCCCACCGCGGCCAGGATTCTCCGTGCCCCCGCCTCGATCTTGTCCAGGGCGTCCTGGGCGAAGCAGCGGACGGCGGCCTCCCAGAGGCGCGTCTTCTCCTCGCCCTTTGCTTTGCCCCGCTTCTGCGCGCGGATGACCGCGCTCTCCAGGGCGTAGGTCTCCATGGCCAGGTCCGCGAAATGGCCCAGGATCTCCTGCTCGTCGGTTAACGCCTGCTCGTACTTCTGCACGGCCAAGCCCAGGCACATGAGGGACGTCTTCTTCGCCCCCTGCATCATCCTCGCCTCCGCGGCCAGGAAGCCGTCGTCGGCGACGGGCGTGGCGGGACCGCCGGTGAGCTCCTCCATGAGGGCCATGGCCTTGGGAAATAGCGGCAGGTCACCTTTCATGGCCTTGCGGATGAGGCGGCCGGGCACGAGGAGGCGATTGATCTCGTTGGTCCCTTCGAAGATGCGGTTCACCCGCGCATCGCGCCAGAAGCGCTCGGCCGGGTAGTCCTCCACGTAGCCCGCTCCCCCGTAGATCTGAACCGTCTCGTCGACCACATAGTCCAGCATCTCCGAGGACCAGACCTTGACCATGGAGCACTCCACGTCGTACTCCTCGATGCGCTTCAGGGCCTCCGCGCTGTCGTTGATGCCCACAGCCTGGAGGTTGCGGTCGATCAGGCCCGCCGTGCGGTAGACCATGGACTCCGACACGTAGACCAGAATCGACATCTGCGCGATCTTCTCGCGCACGAGCCCGAAGTCGGTGATGGGGTGACCAAAAGCCTGGCGCGACTTGCCGTACTCCACCGCGTTGCGGAGGGCGAGCTTGGCCCCCCCCGTCACCCCCGCCCCCAGCTTGAAGCGGCCGATGTTGAGGATATTGAAGGCGATCTTGTGGCCCTTGCCGATCTCCCCCAGGAGGTTCTCCTTGGGGATGGTGGCGTCCTGAAGGATCAGGGGCCGGGTGCTCGAGCCCTTGATGCCGGTCTTCTTCTCCTCCGCCCCCAGGCTCACGCCCGGGCTCCCCTTCTCGATGATGAAGGCGGTGAAGTGCTCGCCGTTCACCTTGGCGAAGGTGATGTAGACATCGGCGAAACCGGCGTTGGTGAGCCACATCTTCTCGCCGTTCAGGACCCAGTGTTTCCCGTCCGGGGAGAGCACGGCCCGGGCCTTGGCGTTCATGGCGTCGCTGGCGGAGGAGGACTCGGAGAGCGAGTAGGAGCTGATCCACTCCCCGGAGGCGAGCTTGGGTAGGAACTTCTTTTTCTGCGCCTCGCTACCGAAATACACGATGGGGAGGGTCCCGATCCCGGTATGACCCATGAAGGAGACTGCGAAGCTGCCGTCCCGGGCCGACTTCTCCGAGACCAGGCAGCCCGAAACCTTGTCCAGGCCCAGACCGCCGTATTCCTCCGGGATCTCGATGCCGAGCAAGCCCAGCTCACCCGCCTTCTTCAGGAGCGCGCGGGTGGTCTCGTATTTCAAGGCCAGGATCTCGGGAAGGCGGGGGACCATCTCCTTCTCCATGAACTCGGCCGCGGTCTCCCCGATCATGCGCTGCTCCTCGGTAAAGTCCTCGGGCGTGAAGACCTCCTCCGGGGCCCGGTCCTCTATTAAGAAGCTGCCGCCCTTGGCGGCCACGACGGGGACTTTGGTATCGGTAGCCATTGTCTTCCTTCCTCCGTTCAGAGCCTCTCGAAGATCCCGGCCGCGCCCATGCCCCCTCCCACGCACATGGTCACGAGGCCGTAACCGGCTTTCCTCCGCTGCATCTCAGCCAGGATCTGGGCGGTGAGCTTGGCCCCCGTGCACCCCAGGGGATGACCCAGGGCCACCGCTCCCCCGTTGACGTTCACCCGCGCGGGATCGAGGCCCAGGGCCTCGATCACGGCCAAGGCCTGGCAGGCGAAGGCCTCGTTCAGCTCCACGAGCTCGATGTTCGCGAGCTTGAGCCCGGCCTGGCGGAGCGCCTTGGGGATAGCTTCCACGGGCCCGATGCCCATGATCTCCGGCGGCACCCCCGCGACCGCATAGGCCCGGAGGCGCGCGAGGGGCCGCAGTCCCAGCTCCTTCGCGCGGGACGCCGACATCACGACCGTGGCCGCCGCCCCGTCCGACATCTGGGAGGAGTTCCCTGCGGTGACGATGCCGTCGGCGGCGAAGGCGGGCTTGAGCTTGGCGAGGGCGAGAAGGTCGGTGTCCGGGCGGGGACCCTCGTCGGTGTCGAAGTCGACGCTTCGGGGCTTGTCGCCGTTGTCCCCCGCGAGGGTCACGGGCAGGGGCACGATCTCGTCCTTGAACTTGCCGGCCGCGATGGCGGCCAGGGCCTTCCGGTGGGAGGCGAGGGAGAAGACGTCGGAGCGTTCCCGATCGATCCCGTACTTCCGGGCCACGAGCTCCGCGGTCAGGCCCATGCCCAGGTAGCTGTCCGGGTAACGCTCGAGGAGGAGGGGGTTGGGGGCGATCTTGTGGCCGCCCATGGGGACGAGGCTCATGGACTCCGTCCCCCCAGCGACCACGACCTCGGCCTCGCCGCTCTCGATCTCCTGGGCGGCCAGCACGATGGCCTGGAGGCCGGAAGAGCAGAACCGGTTCACGGTCATGGCCCCCGCCGTATAGGGGATGCCCGCGAGCAGGCTGGCCTGGCGCGCCACGTTCATCCCCTGCTCGGCCTCGGGCATGGCGCAGCCCAGGATCACGTCCTCCACCATCGCCGGCTTCACCGCCGGTAGGCGCGCGAGGGCGCCCCGGATGGCGGCCGCGGCCAGGTCGTCGGGCCGGGTCTGGCGCAGGGTGCCCCGGCCCGCCTTGCCCACCGCCGTGCGCACGCTGCTCACGATCACCGCGTCTGGCATTGAATGACCTCTCATTCAGTTACGAAGCGGCTTACCTTCCTTCAGCATGTGCTGGATCCGCTCCCGGGTCTTGGCGGTGCCGAGGAGGGAGAGGAAAGCCTCGCGCTCGAGGTCCAAGAAGTGCTGCTCGCTCGCCACCCCCGGGGCGCGGTCCCCCCCGCAGAGGACGCTCGCCACGTGGGTGGCCACGAGCGCGTCGTGCTCGCTGATCTGACCCCCGCGCTGGGCGTTGTGGATCCCCATCTTGAAGGTGGCCAGGGCGGGCCTCCCCAGCACGGGGACCGCGGAGCGGGGGCGCCCCGGGCGATGACCGGAGCGGACGAGGCCCCGGGCCACCTCCTTGGCGTCCGCGATCAGGCGGTCGGGGTTCGGGGAGAGGGAGTCAGCGGGGGTGAGGAACATCCGCTGCGCCTCCGCCCCCGAGGTGGAGACGCGGGCGAAGGCGATCTGGTCGAAGGCGCGCTTGATGAAGGGGAAGGGGTCGGCCCCCTCCACCCCGAGGCAGCGGTCGTGGGCGCGCAGGGCAAGCTCCTTGGCCCCGCCCCCCGCGGGGATCACTCCCACCCCCACTTCGACCAGGCCCATGTAAGTCTCGGCCGAGGCGCGCACGCGGGTGGCGTGCAGGGCCACCTCGCAGCCTCCGCCCAGGGTGAGGCCGAAAGGCGCCGCCACCACCGGCACCTGCGCGTACTTGAGGGCCAGGCTCGTGGCCTGGAACTGGCGGATCATCTGGTCCAGCTCCTCCCACTCCTCCTCCTGCGCGGCCAAGAGGACGAGCATGAGGTTGGCGCCCACGCTGAACTGCTCGCCCTGGTTGCCTACCACCAGGCAATCGAAATGGGCCGTGGCCTCCTTCAGGGCGGCCTGCAGCATGAGGGTAGCGTCGGCCCCCAGCGCGTTCATCTTGGAGTGGAACTCCACGAGCGCGCAGCCGTCGCCAAGGTCGAGGAGGCTGGCCCCCGGGTTCTTCTTCCGGAGCCCCCCGCCCGCCCTCACCGCCCCAAGCTCGATCACCCCCGGCCGCGGGGGCAGCGGGCGGACGCCCTCGGGTCCGAAGACGCTTGGGCCAGCCTCCTTGCTCTCGTAGAAGCTCCGGCGCCCAGAGGCAAGGAAGCGCTCCAGGAGGGGCGGGATCTTACGCCCCTCCCCCCGGGTCCGCTCGACGACCGCCCCCACCCCCAGAGCGTCCAGGAGGCGGAAGGGACCGTGGCCCCAGCCGTAGCCCCACTCCAGGGCCCGGTCGATCGAGACCACATCGTCCGAGATCTCGGGCACGAGGGAGGCGGCGTAAAGGGAAATGGAGGAGAGCGCTCGCCACAAAAACGCCCCCGCCGCGTCGTTCCCGGCCAGGATCTGCCGCACGCGGGCAACGGGGTCTCCCTGGGCCAGGGCCGCTTCCAAGGAGGGGAAGCGGGCTTTCTTCCGCTCGCGGTACTCCAGCGTCTTCCAGTCCAGGGTTCGGATCTCGCCGCCCACTTTGCGGTAGAAGCCCCCCCCCGTCTTCTCCCCTAGCCACTTCCTCTCGACCATGGCCGACACGAAGCCGGGCACCTTGAAGGCCTCCCGCTCGGGGTCATGGGGGACGGCCGGGTAGATGTTTGCCGCCACCCTGGCGCAGACGTCCACCCCCGCGATGTCGGCGGTGCGGAAGGTGGCGCTCTTGGCCCGGCCGATGGCGGGGCCAGTGAGCGCGTCCACCTCCTCGAGGGTGAAGTCCAGGTCCATCATGGCCTGCAGAACCACGCCGAAGCCGTAGGCGCCGATGCGGTTGCCGATGAAGTTGGGCGTGTCCTTGCAGCGGACCACACCCTTGCCCAGGACCTCCTCGCCGAAGGCCTCCATCGCGGCCAGGACGGCGGGGTCCGTATCGGGGCCGGGGATGGTCTCCAGCAGCTTGAGGTAGCGGGGGGGGTTGAAGAAGTGGGTGCCGAGGAAGCGCTTCCGGAGGTCGGCGGGCAGGGCGGAGCCGAGGGCCCCGATGCCGAGCCCCGAGGTGTTGGTGGTGACGACCGAGCTCTTCGTGACCGCGGGGGCCACCCGCGCCAGGAGCTGGCGCTTGACGTCCAGGTCCTCGACCACCGCCTCCAGGACCCAGTCCGCGTCCCGGAGCTCCCCCCAATCGTCCTCGAAGTTCCCGGGGCGGATGGAGGACGCGTGCTCCGCGAGGTGGAGGGGGCTCGGCTTCAGCTTGCGGAGGCCGTCGATGCCCCTCCGGGCGAGCGCGCTCCGCTCCCCCGTGGCGGCCATGTCCAGAAGCACGACCTCCATGCCCTGGGCGACGAGGTGGGCCGCCAGCTGCGCCCCCATGGTCCCCGCCCCCAACACGACCGTCTTCTGGATATGGGTCCTCACGCTCGCTTCCCGCTAGGCGGTCGCCTGGTACATCCGGTCGATGGCGGCCTTGTACTTCTCCTCCACCACCCGGCGCTTGACCTTGAGGGTCGGGGTCAGCTCTCCCGCCTCCAGGCTGAACTCCCGGGTGAGGAGCGACACCTTCTTGATCTTCTCGAATTGGGCGAGGTCCTGGGACAGCTGCGCGATCAGCTCCTCGTAGTGGGCCGCCACCTGGGCGTTTCCCACCAGCTCCTCGCGGCTCTGGAAGGCGATCCCCTTCGCGCGCGCCCACCTCTCCAGCTGCTCGAAGTTGGGGACCACGAGGGCGGAGGGGAAGTTGCGGCAGTTGCCGATCATCACGATCTCCGCGAAGAAGGGGTTGGTCTTGATCCGGTTCTCGATCGGCTGGGGGGCGATTTTCTTCCCTCCCGAAGTGACCAGGATGTCCTTCTTGCGGTCGGTGATCACGAGGAAGCCGTCCCCGTCGATGATCCCGATGTCGCCGGTGTGAAACCAGCCCTCCTTGTCGATGGCCTCCGCGGTGGCCTCTACCTTCTTGTAGTAGCCCTTCATCACATGGGGGCCGCGGGTCAGGATCTCGCCGTCCTCCGCGATCTTCACCTCCACCCCCTCGATGGGGACTCCCACCGTGCCCGGCTTGAGCCGGTCCTCACGGTTCACGGAGATGACCGGGCTCGTCTCCGTGAGTCCGTAGCCTTCGAGGATGAGCATGCCCGCCGCCCCGAAGAACTCCGCGATTTCGCGGGCGAGGGGGGCTCCCCCGGATATGAAGACCCGGAGCCGACCCCCCGTTCGGGCCTTGATCTTGGAGAATACGAGTTTGTCGGCGAGGGCAAACTGGAGGCGGAGGAGGAGGCCGGGGGGGGTGCCCTGCACGGTGTGGCGGAAGACCCTCCGCCCCACCCCCATCGCCCAGCGGAAGATTCGCCGGCGCAGGGGCGGATCCGCGGCCACCTTCTCGTTGATCCGGGCGTACATCTTCTCGTAAAGGCGCGGCACGGAGCACATGACGGTGGGCCGTACCTCGAGCATGTTGTCGGGCACCTTCTCCACGCTCTCCGCGTAGGCGATGGTCGCCCCCGCGTAGAGCATGAAGTTGTGGCCGGCGGTGCGCTCGAAGCTGTGGCAAAGGGGGAGGAAGGAGAGCGCGGTGTCGTGGGGGCCGAAGCCGGTGAAGGCCTTGCTCGAGGCCAGTACGTTGGAGACCAGGTTGGCGTGGGTGAGCATCACCCCCTTGGGATCGCCGGTGGTGCCGGACGTGTAGATGAGGGTCGCGAGGTCGTCGGGCTTCACCTCCGCCGCCCGCCGCTTCACCGCGTCCTTGTCCCGGCCCAGGGCGGCGCGCCCCTGGGCCCGGACTTCCTCCAGGGAGAGCGTGCCCTCGAAGGGGGCCTCGTCCATGCGGATCACGTGCCGGAGGCCGCGGGCCTGCCCGCGTACCTCCGCCACCTTCGCGGCTTGGACGGCGTTGGATACGAAAACCACCTTCGACTCGCTGTCGTTCAGGATGTAGAGCACCTGGGGCGGGGTGAGGGTGGAATAGATGGGGGCGTCCGTGGCACCCGCGGTGAGGGCGGCGAGATCGGCGTAGGCCCACTCCGGCCGGTTCTCGGAGAGGATGGCCACGCGGTCGCCCTTCTCCACCCCCAGGGCCCGGAGGCCCAGGGAGAGCTCCTCTACCGCGGAGAGGAACTCGGCGGAGCTGATGGCCCGCCACTCTCCCCCCCGCTTGACCTTGAGGTGCTCGCTCTTACGGTAGGTCTCCACGGAATAGTAGAAGATGTCGCAGAGGGTGCGGACCTCCATCATTTGCCTCCCCGCCCCGACGCCACCGCGGCCAGGGCCGGGCGGACGTGGGCCACCCTTCGGGACGCCGCCGCCCCGCGAAGGAAGAGATCCACCACGGAGGCGGCAAGGGGGCTGAGATCGTAGCCCTTGCCGCCGATGATCCAGGAAGTCACCATCTCGTCGAGGGCGCCGAAAAAGGCCTTGGTCGCCACCTTGCGGGGGAGGTCGGAGCGCAGGCTGCCGTCGCGCTGGCCCTCCTCGATGACCTGCTTCACGAGCGCGAAATAGTCCTGGAGCCAGGAAGCGGTGAAGCGCTCCATGAACTTGACGGACTGGCGGAGCTCGACCTGG from Vicinamibacteria bacterium harbors:
- a CDS encoding TetR/AcrR family transcriptional regulator gives rise to the protein MARPRTDDKRKRILQAAVKVFARRGYFGARVSEIAKRAGVADGTIYLYFRNKEDILVRLFDEVMTEHLEKARAALRAVPGAPARLRAIAEHHLRVLGSNRDLAVVFQVELRQSVKFMERFTASWLQDYFALVKQVIEEGQRDGSLRSDLPRKVATKAFFGALDEMVTSWIIGGKGYDLSPLAASVVDLFLRGAAASRRVAHVRPALAAVASGRGGK
- a CDS encoding long-chain fatty acid--CoA ligase; its protein translation is MMEVRTLCDIFYYSVETYRKSEHLKVKRGGEWRAISSAEFLSAVEELSLGLRALGVEKGDRVAILSENRPEWAYADLAALTAGATDAPIYSTLTPPQVLYILNDSESKVVFVSNAVQAAKVAEVRGQARGLRHVIRMDEAPFEGTLSLEEVRAQGRAALGRDKDAVKRRAAEVKPDDLATLIYTSGTTGDPKGVMLTHANLVSNVLASSKAFTGFGPHDTALSFLPLCHSFERTAGHNFMLYAGATIAYAESVEKVPDNMLEVRPTVMCSVPRLYEKMYARINEKVAADPPLRRRIFRWAMGVGRRVFRHTVQGTPPGLLLRLQFALADKLVFSKIKARTGGRLRVFISGGAPLAREIAEFFGAAGMLILEGYGLTETSPVISVNREDRLKPGTVGVPIEGVEVKIAEDGEILTRGPHVMKGYYKKVEATAEAIDKEGWFHTGDIGIIDGDGFLVITDRKKDILVTSGGKKIAPQPIENRIKTNPFFAEIVMIGNCRNFPSALVVPNFEQLERWARAKGIAFQSREELVGNAQVAAHYEELIAQLSQDLAQFEKIKKVSLLTREFSLEAGELTPTLKVKRRVVEEKYKAAIDRMYQATA
- a CDS encoding 3-hydroxyacyl-CoA dehydrogenase NAD-binding domain-containing protein, with protein sequence MRTHIQKTVVLGAGTMGAQLAAHLVAQGMEVVLLDMAATGERSALARRGIDGLRKLKPSPLHLAEHASSIRPGNFEDDWGELRDADWVLEAVVEDLDVKRQLLARVAPAVTKSSVVTTNTSGLGIGALGSALPADLRKRFLGTHFFNPPRYLKLLETIPGPDTDPAVLAAMEAFGEEVLGKGVVRCKDTPNFIGNRIGAYGFGVVLQAMMDLDFTLEEVDALTGPAIGRAKSATFRTADIAGVDVCARVAANIYPAVPHDPEREAFKVPGFVSAMVERKWLGEKTGGGFYRKVGGEIRTLDWKTLEYRERKKARFPSLEAALAQGDPVARVRQILAGNDAAGAFLWRALSSISLYAASLVPEISDDVVSIDRALEWGYGWGHGPFRLLDALGVGAVVERTRGEGRKIPPLLERFLASGRRSFYESKEAGPSVFGPEGVRPLPPRPGVIELGAVRAGGGLRKKNPGASLLDLGDGCALVEFHSKMNALGADATLMLQAALKEATAHFDCLVVGNQGEQFSVGANLMLVLLAAQEEEWEELDQMIRQFQATSLALKYAQVPVVAAPFGLTLGGGCEVALHATRVRASAETYMGLVEVGVGVIPAGGGAKELALRAHDRCLGVEGADPFPFIKRAFDQIAFARVSTSGAEAQRMFLTPADSLSPNPDRLIADAKEVARGLVRSGHRPGRPRSAVPVLGRPALATFKMGIHNAQRGGQISEHDALVATHVASVLCGGDRAPGVASEQHFLDLEREAFLSLLGTAKTRERIQHMLKEGKPLRN
- a CDS encoding acetyl-CoA C-acyltransferase codes for the protein MPDAVIVSSVRTAVGKAGRGTLRQTRPDDLAAAAIRGALARLPAVKPAMVEDVILGCAMPEAEQGMNVARQASLLAGIPYTAGAMTVNRFCSSGLQAIVLAAQEIESGEAEVVVAGGTESMSLVPMGGHKIAPNPLLLERYPDSYLGMGLTAELVARKYGIDRERSDVFSLASHRKALAAIAAGKFKDEIVPLPVTLAGDNGDKPRSVDFDTDEGPRPDTDLLALAKLKPAFAADGIVTAGNSSQMSDGAAATVVMSASRAKELGLRPLARLRAYAVAGVPPEIMGIGPVEAIPKALRQAGLKLANIELVELNEAFACQALAVIEALGLDPARVNVNGGAVALGHPLGCTGAKLTAQILAEMQRRKAGYGLVTMCVGGGMGAAGIFERL
- a CDS encoding acyl-CoA dehydrogenase family protein — encoded protein: MATDTKVPVVAAKGGSFLIEDRAPEEVFTPEDFTEEQRMIGETAAEFMEKEMVPRLPEILALKYETTRALLKKAGELGLLGIEIPEEYGGLGLDKVSGCLVSEKSARDGSFAVSFMGHTGIGTLPIVYFGSEAQKKKFLPKLASGEWISSYSLSESSSASDAMNAKARAVLSPDGKHWVLNGEKMWLTNAGFADVYITFAKVNGEHFTAFIIEKGSPGVSLGAEEKKTGIKGSSTRPLILQDATIPKENLLGEIGKGHKIAFNILNIGRFKLGAGVTGGAKLALRNAVEYGKSRQAFGHPITDFGLVREKIAQMSILVYVSESMVYRTAGLIDRNLQAVGINDSAEALKRIEEYDVECSMVKVWSSEMLDYVVDETVQIYGGAGYVEDYPAERFWRDARVNRIFEGTNEINRLLVPGRLIRKAMKGDLPLFPKAMALMEELTGGPATPVADDGFLAAEARMMQGAKKTSLMCLGLAVQKYEQALTDEQEILGHFADLAMETYALESAVIRAQKRGKAKGEEKTRLWEAAVRCFAQDALDKIEAGARRILAAVGEGDTLRTYLAALKRFTRRDPVNTVALRRRVAEAAIDRVGGYPL